In Armatimonadota bacterium, the genomic stretch GCCTTTCACGAAGTATCGCTGACCCAAGAGGAATAAGATGATGATCGGAATCATGACCAGCACAGAACCCGCCATCAGCAGCTCCCAGTTGTTCGTGTTCAGCGAGCGGTAAGTCGCCAATCCAAGTTCCAGAGTCTGGTTCTGAGGACTATTCAGGATAATGAGCGGACTCATGAACTCCTTCCAGTTGTAGATGAAGCTGAAAATACCAACCGTGGCCATTGCCGGCCCCATGTTTGGTAGCAGGAGCTTCCAGAAGATGACCGAGTGCGAAGCGCCGTCGAGCAGAGCAGCCTCATCAATATCTCTTGGAATGCCCATCAAGAACTGCCGCAACAAGAAGATATTGTAAGCTCCGCCCCCGAAAAATGCGGGGACGATGAGGGGCTTAAATGTATCGATCCATCCGAGATACTTCCATAGCGCGTACTGCGGAATCATCGTGACAATCCCTGGAAGCATCATCGTGCTCAGAAGCAGAATAAACAGTCGATCGCGACCTGGAAACTTGAGTCGCGCAAAACCGTACGCCACGATAGACGAGCTAAACATCACCCCAAAAGTCGAAAGAGTCGCGATAATGACCGAGTTCCTGAAGAACAGAAAAAACGGTGCGTTCTGGTTTGTCAGAACTGACTTGTAGTTTTCAAAAGCCCACTCTTTAGGCAGAGCCCAAACCGAAGACCCCGCGAGTTCTCCTGCCGTCTTCAGCGACATGACGACCATGATGTAAAACGGAAGCAGCGAGAGAACCACTCCAGCCACCAAAACAACCCAGAGCAGCGAGCGGAGAACGGCAGCCGTTCGCTGAGCTTTATCTGCCGACTGTTGCCAAATTTGTGATTGATCTTGCATGGCCTACTTGGTCTCCGCTTCGTAATAAACCCACTTGTTCTGCGCCCACCACTGCACGGCAGTAATGAGCATGATGATGATAAAAAGCACCCAGCCGAGAGCACTCGCATAGCCCATCCTCAGCGACTGGAACGCATTCCCAAACAGGTGGAATACGAAGAAACGAGTTGCATCGTTCGGACCACCGTTCGTCATGATGAACGCCTGGGTGAACGCCTGGAACGCCCCAACCATTCCGGTGATGAGCGTAAAGAAGATCGTTGGCGTAAGGAGCGGCAGGGTCACAGCTTTGAACCGCTTCATGATCCCGGCTCCGTCGAGAGTCGCCGCCTCATAGTAGTAGGTGGGAATCCCTTGGAGTCCGGCAAGGAACACGACAGTCCCACCGCCGATTCCCCAGAGCGACATGATGATCAACGCAGGAAGCGCCGTCCCTTCCGTCGCCATCCAGTCGACCGGTTTCGATGGGTCGGTCATGATCCACGCACTCAGCATCCGCCCAACCGGCCAGTTGCCGTTAGGACCATAGAGGAAGAAGTTCAGCATTCCTGTCTCGGCGTTGAACACACGAAGCCAGATCAGCGAAGCGGCCACTGCAGACGTAATCGAAGGCACATAGTAGAGCGTTCGGAACAGCGAGACCCCCTTCACCTTTTGATTCAACAGCAACGCCAATCCGAGCGAACCGATGATTCCCATGGGAACCGAGAAGATCACATAGATGGTGGTCACCTTCAGCGACTTCCAGAATGACGGGTCGATATTCGCCATTTCGTTGAAGTTGCCTAGCCCCCTTGCCTGAGCGGGCAAGATCATATCCCAGTTCGCAAACGCCATCATGAGAGAAAGCATCATCGGAACCAGAGTGAAAATCAAGAATCCAAGAATCCAGGGCGATAGGAACCAGTAGGCCGAGCGCGTCTCTCCGCGCTCAAGCTGTGTTAGCTTGTGCCCGAAATGCGGCTTGTAGATCCAAACCACAATCCCAACGAATATCGCCGAACAAATCGCAATCCCCAGGGGCCAGTTGAAGGGAGGCAAATTCTCTTCTTTGCGAAGAAAATCGAGTCTTGTTTGAGCATCAACCGCGTTTTCCTTAAGAACCGCTTCAGCCGTCTTTTGACCATTCCAAATCAGCTCCTGGCCCTTATTCACTCGGTCTGTAATTGCCTGAGCATACTGAGATGTGGTCTGAAACTGAACATAGGGAACGGCTTCGTCGGTCAACAACCGGTTCGCGGGATATTGCTCCTCGATCGGGGTCTCAGGGCCAGGAACCCACAGTCCTGGTTTGATCGCCAACGAGCGAATCGCCGGTTGAGCGATGCCAGCTTTTGCCATGGCGATCATCCCCGGCTCACCACCCATGAACCGCGTCAGCCGCCAAGCAGCTTCCTTGTTCTTGGTCGAGCTCATGATTCCGTAGCCAGATCCACCGGTCGGGAACTTCAAAACCTTCTTGCCATCTTTTCCGGCATACGCCGGAGCCATGGCGATATCCCAGTCAAAAAACTCTTTCGAGCCGGGCTTTAGCATCTTGCGGATGTTGGGGACCTCCCAGATACCGTTTTGATACATTGCCACCCGTTGCTGAACAAACAGCGCTTGGGCGGTTGAACCAGCAAAGGCCGAACTCTGCTCCGTCACCGAAGGAGCATAGTGATACTTGTTCATGAAGTCCGCTGCGAATTGCAACGCCTTGGCGTACTCAGGATTCCCGATCAGGACCTTCGTCGGAGACTCCATGTTGTCAAATGGCAGTAGGCCTGTCGCATAAACGATCATGTCCGCGAACAGCCCCGTCCAGCCCGACGTGTAGCCCCACTGAACGTACTTCCCTTCCGCGTTTTGTTTCTTAAACTGGTCACACACCCATAGAAAGTCTTTCTCCTTGAGCTCGGGCCGAATCTTGAAATCCCAAGTCCAATCTCCGTTGGGATACGGAAGACCAGCCTTCTTGAACATCCCCTTGTTGTAGTAAATCAACCCCATCGGAGCGATGTCGCGTGGGAGAGCATAACACGTTCCCTGGAACGAGTGTGCATCAACAATCGGCTTGTAGTACTCCTTGATGTCAAAGCCCGGAGTTTGCTCAAAAAACGGGTTCAGTGGCAAAAGTGCTTTCCGGACTGCCAATGCTTGAAAGTGCTGGGGATCCATCATTACCACGTCTGGAGCGACGCCGGCAGCGTAGGTCACCAACATCTTCTGGTGATAGAGGTTGTAGTCTGGATAGTTCTCCAGCTCTACCTTGATATCGGGATTCTGCTTCTCGAAATCTTCGACCAAGCCACGAATGGTCTCCAACGCCTTGTCGCCATCCCAGACGCTAAACCTCAGCGTGGTGACGTTTGCAAAACTGGTAACCGACACCATCAGCAAAGTCACAAGCAGTAACAGGCGAAAGAGGAGTCTTGTCATGGCAGCGTCGCCGGTGATGGCTCTGACATTTTATCGGTAAATCTCCCTTTTCGCTAGTGGAACTTTGCACATCGGCGTAAATACAACTAAAAGGGTAAAATCAAACCCACCTCGCGGTGCTCGATGAGTGAGCGAATCAACGACTCCAAGGAGCCTTCAGCGGTTGAGCTGACAAGCGGTCCGGCGGTTCAAACGCCGACCCCTGCTTCTTCCATCATCGACGCAATTACCAGTCTCAAAGCGACTGGCCACCCCGAGACCCAGGAGCAAACGCAAGCAATGGCAAATGAACAGTTCGACGCAGATTTGATCGTGATTGGAGCCGGCCCTGGTGGCTACTACGCTGCCATTCGAGCCGCACAAGAAGGACTGAAGGTCATTTGTGTCGAAAAGGATCAGCTGGGTGGAACCTGTCTCAACTGGGGCTGTGTGCCATCCAAGGCCATGATCGCCAGCGTCGAAATGCTCCACAAAACTAAGCACGCCGACACCTTTGGCCTCAAGAAGATTGTTAACGCTGAAATGGACTTCCCGGCGATGATGGCCCGAAAGGACAAGATCGTCCTCACCGAACGAAACGGGATCGGCTTCCTGTTCAAGAAGAAAAACATCAACCACGTTAAGGGATTTGCAAAGTTTGTTGATGCCAACACGATTTCTGTAAAGGGCGAAGATGGCAAGGAAACTAAGTACAGAGGAAAGAACTTCATCCTCGCCATGGGATCTTCGGTCATCCACATTCCAGTTCCCGGTCTCGAAGGCGGAAAAGACGCAGGCGTCTGGACTTCCGACGAAGCCGTTTACGCACCGTTCGTTCCGAAGAAGATGGTCGTCCTTGGCGGCGGTGCCGTCGGCTGCGAATTCAGCTTCGTCTTCAACGGTCTCGGAACCGAGGTCACCCTCGTCGAGATGATGCCAACCTTGCTCAACATCATGGATGAAGAGCTAGGCAAAGAGCTCGCCAAGAACCTCACCAAGCAAGGTGTCAAGGTCAAGACAGGCGCAACCATCGAGAAAGCCGAAAAGACCAAGACCGGATGGAAGGTCACCGTCAAGCAAGGAACCGCCGAAGAGGTCATCGAGGCCGACGTTGTTCTGCTCGGAGTCGGACGAAAGGCAAACACCGAAGGCATGAACCTGGAGGGCATCGGCGTCAAGATGCATCGACGCGGCGTCGAAATCCTCGACGACACCCTCAAAACCCACGTTCCAAACATCTGGGCAATCGGCGACGTCACTGGCCGAATCCAGCTCGCTCACGTGGCTCAGCAAGAGGGTCTCACCGCCGTCCACAACATTCTTCACCCCGAGTCGCCTAAGAAGCTCGATTACCGTTTCGTTCCGAACGCGGTCTACACCTCGCCCGAAGTCGCGTCGTGCGGACTTACGGAAAGCGAAGCCCAGGCCAAGGGTTACGACGTCGTCGTCGGACGATCCAAGTTCCAGATCTTCGCCAAAGCGATGGCAAACAACGAAACCGAAGGATTCGTTAAAGTCGTCGCTGACAAAAAGTACGGCGAAATCCTCGGCGTCCATATGATCGGCGGACACGTCACCGACCTCATCCACGAAGCCGTCGTTGCCCTCGTCCATGAAGCAACCCTCGACTCCATGGAAACCGTCATCCACGCCCACCCAACCATGGCCGAAGCCGTTATCGAAGCCTTCGAAGACGCCATGGGCCACGCGATTCACAAAGCGTAACACGCTCCGGCGCCCCCTCTCCAATTGTGGAGAGGGGGTTGGGGGGTGAGGACGCTATGGTACCAACCGAAATCCGGGAGGATATCAGCTCTGGATATTCAACCCACCCCCACACCAGAAGAAGCTTGGGTTCCAGGAGCTAACTGCGGATCCATGTTTTTTGGAACTGAGGTTCCTGCCGGCCTCGTAAGCACTAGCAGATGCTTTCCATTGCCCTCGCGAGCGCGATTTTACAATCGCAGAAATACACGGTCGTTACACACCCCAAGCTCCAGTCGGAACAAAGTTTTGATGTCCAGATCACCCAACTGCCCGCCCTGCTTGACTCAATTTCGAAGTCAACGGGCATCGAAATCCGCGCAATCAACCCGCTATACAACCTCAAACTAGACATTTTTACGGGCAAAACCAGAGTCGGAACGGTTCTCGCCAAAATCGCTGAGACCCTCAATGCCGAATGGGAACAGACCTCCACCGGATTCGTCCTCACCCAGCAGCCCAAAGCCCAGAACGACGAGCGCAACTACCTTCAGGCTGAGATTGACTACGCCCGCCAGAACGCGGATTTCGAGATCGCCGTCTGCAAACGAATCGCCCAAATCGTTCCCCCAACAACCGACCAAAGAATCGACCCGAAAATGCTGGCCGCCTGGAAAGAAGCCAAGGTCACCGGGATCGGGAACGGCGGCGACAAAAACTTCTTCGAAGAATACAAACCGGCAAGCCAAAATGCTAAGAGAGAACTTGATCAGGCGATCGCCCAGAAAAAGTCTCCCGAGGAGATTCGATCACTCCGCATAGAAGCGGAAGCCTTCAGCCGCATCGCGGCAGGCAGTCCGCCGCTCATCAAATCCAGGCTTCTCTCCAACCTCACTGTCAAGGAACTTGAGAGTTACCGTTCCGGTCTTCCCTTTGCCTGCTCTACTGAAGGAAATGGGAAATCCAAAATCTACGCTGGCGACATCGTTGGCGGCTTTGTTGCGTTCAAAAACGGCGAACCAAAACCCTGTAAAGCGTTCGGGCTCACCCAAATCATCCCTGAAACTTTTGAATTGGCATATGTCGAGTACGCGTACGGCGACGGCGGAACCGGAATCAGCGGCGGAGCTGGAAGAACCTCGCCTGTGAGTGGTATTCCTGATCTCCTGGAATCCCACCCGTTCATTCAAAGTCTTCGAAACTGGGAGCAAAATGCTCAACTGCAACCCACTTTCGGTCAGCTCCTCGACACAACTAAGGCCAAGCCCACCCCTTCACCCTATTTCGTCAAGGGTTACAGATTCGGAGACCATCTCCGCTGGTTCCACCAGTCAACCGGTATCCCGGTTGTCGCAATCGCTAATCGCAAAATGCACAAATGGGCCAAGCTTGAGCGACAATTCCGAACTGCCGGTGACTACCTGACTGCCTTCCAAAAGGCAGGAGGAGGATTCTTCCGAAAATCAGGAGACTTTGTTCTTGCCCGCACCGGCGCCTACTGGCGCGACCGTCAAACCGAGCTCCCCGAGTCCTGGTATGCCCCACTCGAAGCGCAACCCAAGCTCGACTACCGAGCCTACTGCCGCGCCGCTTTACCGCTCACTCGGATCCAGAGCATGCTCCTCTCCTCCCGTGAAGGTTTCCTAACAAAATTTGATCCCACCCCGTTCCAAGGTTCAATCTTAGCCCTAAAACTCATCGGAGGACTCTCGGATACTCAAGTCAACCAGGCGCTCAAGCCAGAAGGGCTCTCCATCTCCAACATGTCCACTACCCAAGTGCAACAAGTCCAAACAACCATTCTCCAAAGCGTTCTCGAAGGTACCTATGTCAAACCTGACTTCCTGGTTGAGATCATCGACAAAGGCTTCGACCCCCGAACGTACGCCGGAGTGAGCTTCGCGATCAAGCCGAACAGCAAGTCAAACATGATGGTCGGCGCGACCGTCGTCGACGATGGCGAAACCGTCGTGCAACCCCAGAAGGACTACAAAGATGTGCTCATGACCGACTTTGTGTTCACTCGAAACGGCCAAGAAATCATGCGCTTCCACGGCTACGGAGCCTGAGCGATCGGAAGCCCTGCTCACAGAAGGACCAAATCCATCCCGCGAAGCGGCATGACTCCGGCTCCCCCTCTCCACTCGTAGAGAGGGGGTTGGGGGGTGAGGACGACCACCGAACGGCTAGTTCCAAGCCGAAGTCTCAAAAATCAAGATGTAAGGTTGACAAACCCCCGGTTTCGTTGCCTAGTAATTGAGGATCTAATGATCTAGACTGCTGGGTCTTCAGCACAGCTCTGTTCAGCTCGCTTCAACGAGCGTGGAGACACCGAGATCTCTCGTCTACATGCGGAAATGCGAAACTCCACAACCGCTCTCCCGCCTGGAAGAATTCCCCACCAGAGGATGAGACTTATACTGCTCAAAACAGTAGTTCAGGTTCAAATGGATACGAAAAACTCGCGATCCACACGCCGTCTTTCTTATCCAATCTCCGGCAAGACTCTATCTCTCCATCATTAACTGCGTACAAACGAAACGTCAAAGAATCATTCCCCGCAGAATGAACACACGATTTCGACCCAAACTCCAGGTTTGAACCTGAAATGAACACTTCTTTCCGGGGGCGCACCCCAGAAGATGTGTTACAAATCCGACGAAGGCTGTACTCAGGACCACGATGACCCACGACGAAAAGAAAGATGAAACAACTCCACAACAAACCGCGAAGAGCTAGAACCAAAAACCTGCCAAACTCAATCTATGATTCTCGCCGAAATGACCTGGAGGGAAGTCGACGCCCTGAGTCGCGACACCATCGTGGTCATCCCTACCGGGTCGATTGAGCAGCACGGGCCGTTCCTTCCAACCGCGACCGACACGCTGATCGCAACTGCGGTCACCGACGCCGTCGAAAAGCAGACCCGCGAGAGAGTTCTCGTCACGCCCACGGTTTGGTTAGGCGCCAGCGGTCACCACCTCCCGTTCGCGGGAACCTTGTCTGCAAGCGTCACGGGCTACATTGAAACACTGACCTCGACAATCCAATCGCTGGCCAGGCACCGCTTCCATCGCTTCCTGATCATCAACGGGCACGGCGGAAACAACGAACCAAACGGAGTAACACTTCGACAGATCAAAGAGTCGCAACCGAACCTTACACTTGGCCACCGCGGCTACTACCAGTTTGCTGAGCAAGTCATCGCCGATACCCTCGAAGGATCGATCAAAGGCATCCAGCATGCCTGCGAAGCTGAAGTGTCGCTGATGCTCCATCTCCACCCGGAGAAAGTGCGAAAAGAGCTCGTCCGAGATGATGGGCTGCGACCCGTCAACCCGGTTCAAAGCCTCGTTAAGGGTTGGGATGAGATCAGCGAAGAAGGCTCGTTCGGCTTTGCGACTCTTGGCAACGCCGAAAAGGGCAAGCGAATCTTCGACGCCTGTGTGGATGGCATCGTCCAAGAAGTCGAAGCGATCCACGCTGGGGTCGTCTACCGAGGGATCTTTTAATTGTCAGG encodes the following:
- a CDS encoding carbohydrate ABC transporter permease: MQDQSQIWQQSADKAQRTAAVLRSLLWVVLVAGVVLSLLPFYIMVVMSLKTAGELAGSSVWALPKEWAFENYKSVLTNQNAPFFLFFRNSVIIATLSTFGVMFSSSIVAYGFARLKFPGRDRLFILLLSTMMLPGIVTMIPQYALWKYLGWIDTFKPLIVPAFFGGGAYNIFLLRQFLMGIPRDIDEAALLDGASHSVIFWKLLLPNMGPAMATVGIFSFIYNWKEFMSPLIILNSPQNQTLELGLATYRSLNTNNWELLMAGSVLVMIPIIILFLLGQRYFVKGIVMTGIK
- a CDS encoding creatininase family protein codes for the protein MILAEMTWREVDALSRDTIVVIPTGSIEQHGPFLPTATDTLIATAVTDAVEKQTRERVLVTPTVWLGASGHHLPFAGTLSASVTGYIETLTSTIQSLARHRFHRFLIINGHGGNNEPNGVTLRQIKESQPNLTLGHRGYYQFAEQVIADTLEGSIKGIQHACEAEVSLMLHLHPEKVRKELVRDDGLRPVNPVQSLVKGWDEISEEGSFGFATLGNAEKGKRIFDACVDGIVQEVEAIHAGVVYRGIF
- a CDS encoding extracellular solute-binding protein, giving the protein MTRLLFRLLLLVTLLMVSVTSFANVTTLRFSVWDGDKALETIRGLVEDFEKQNPDIKVELENYPDYNLYHQKMLVTYAAGVAPDVVMMDPQHFQALAVRKALLPLNPFFEQTPGFDIKEYYKPIVDAHSFQGTCYALPRDIAPMGLIYYNKGMFKKAGLPYPNGDWTWDFKIRPELKEKDFLWVCDQFKKQNAEGKYVQWGYTSGWTGLFADMIVYATGLLPFDNMESPTKVLIGNPEYAKALQFAADFMNKYHYAPSVTEQSSAFAGSTAQALFVQQRVAMYQNGIWEVPNIRKMLKPGSKEFFDWDIAMAPAYAGKDGKKVLKFPTGGSGYGIMSSTKNKEAAWRLTRFMGGEPGMIAMAKAGIAQPAIRSLAIKPGLWVPGPETPIEEQYPANRLLTDEAVPYVQFQTTSQYAQAITDRVNKGQELIWNGQKTAEAVLKENAVDAQTRLDFLRKEENLPPFNWPLGIAICSAIFVGIVVWIYKPHFGHKLTQLERGETRSAYWFLSPWILGFLIFTLVPMMLSLMMAFANWDMILPAQARGLGNFNEMANIDPSFWKSLKVTTIYVIFSVPMGIIGSLGLALLLNQKVKGVSLFRTLYYVPSITSAVAASLIWLRVFNAETGMLNFFLYGPNGNWPVGRMLSAWIMTDPSKPVDWMATEGTALPALIIMSLWGIGGGTVVFLAGLQGIPTYYYEAATLDGAGIMKRFKAVTLPLLTPTIFFTLITGMVGAFQAFTQAFIMTNGGPNDATRFFVFHLFGNAFQSLRMGYASALGWVLFIIIMLITAVQWWAQNKWVYYEAETK
- the lpdA gene encoding dihydrolipoyl dehydrogenase, with the protein product MSERINDSKEPSAVELTSGPAVQTPTPASSIIDAITSLKATGHPETQEQTQAMANEQFDADLIVIGAGPGGYYAAIRAAQEGLKVICVEKDQLGGTCLNWGCVPSKAMIASVEMLHKTKHADTFGLKKIVNAEMDFPAMMARKDKIVLTERNGIGFLFKKKNINHVKGFAKFVDANTISVKGEDGKETKYRGKNFILAMGSSVIHIPVPGLEGGKDAGVWTSDEAVYAPFVPKKMVVLGGGAVGCEFSFVFNGLGTEVTLVEMMPTLLNIMDEELGKELAKNLTKQGVKVKTGATIEKAEKTKTGWKVTVKQGTAEEVIEADVVLLGVGRKANTEGMNLEGIGVKMHRRGVEILDDTLKTHVPNIWAIGDVTGRIQLAHVAQQEGLTAVHNILHPESPKKLDYRFVPNAVYTSPEVASCGLTESEAQAKGYDVVVGRSKFQIFAKAMANNETEGFVKVVADKKYGEILGVHMIGGHVTDLIHEAVVALVHEATLDSMETVIHAHPTMAEAVIEAFEDAMGHAIHKA